The following is a genomic window from Actinomadura sp. WMMB 499.
CGCTCGTCGCGGCGTGCGCGCGCGCCGGCACCGACTACGTCGATCTCACGGGCGAGCCCACGTTCGTCGACCGGATGTACGTGAAGTACCACGCGGAGGCCGCGCGCACGGGCGCCCGGATCGTCCACGCGTGCGGATTCGACTCGATCCCGCACGACTTGGGCGTGTACTTCACGGTGAAGCAGCTTCCCGAGGGCGTCCCCCTGCACGTCGAGGGCTTCGTGCGGGCGCGCGCGGACGCGTCCGGCGGCACGCTCCACTCGGCGCTCGGGATCTTCGGCGACCTGCCCGGGATGGTGCGGGCCGAGCGGGAGCGCCGCGCGCTCGAGGGCCGCCCGGACGGCCGGACGGTGCGGGTGTCGCGGCGCCCGGCGCCGAAGAACCGCGTCGGGGACGGCTGGACGCTGCCGATGCCGACGATCGACCCGCAGATCATCGCCCGCTCCGCCGCGGCGCTCGACCGGTACGGCCCCGACTTCTCCTACGGGCACTACATCGCCGTGAAGCGGCTGCCGACCGCCGCCGCGATGGCGGCCGGGGCCGGGGCGGTCACCGTGCTCGCGCAGGTCCCGCCCGCGCGGACGCTGCTGGCGAAGCTCAAGCCGTCCGGTGCGGGGCCCTCGGCCGAGACCCGCGCCCGCAACTGGTTCAGCGTGAAGTTCGCCGGCGAGGGCGGCGGGCGGCGCGTCGTCACCGAGGTGGCGGGCGGCGATCCGGGCTACGGCGAGACGGCGAAGATGCTGGGCGAGTCGGCGCTGTGCCTCGCGCACGACGACCTGCCGAAGACGTCCGGGCAGGTCACCACGGCGACCGCGATGGGCGACGCGCTGCTGGAGCGGCTGAGCCGGGCGGGCATGAAGTTCCGGGTGCTGACCTCCCGCTGAGCAGCCGCTAGCGAGGCCCGGCCCGGCCGGGGATCGGGACGACCGCCTCGACCGTCGTCCCGGCGCCGGGCCGGCTCGTCACCGTGACGCGCCCGCCGAACAGCTCGGCGCGCTCGCTCATCCCGCGCAGCCCGTAGGAGTCCGGGCGCCGCCCGCGCCCGCCCTGCCCGAGGACGTCCCGGATCGCGAAGCCGGCGCCGTCGTCGGCGACCGTGAGCCGCACCCGGTCCCCGAAGTGCTCCAGCAGCAGGTCGACGCACGACGCGGACGCGTGCCGGAGGCAGTTGCCGACGGCCTCCTGCGCGATCCGGTACAGCGCGGTCTGCACGTGGTCGGGCAGCGCGTCCTCCAGCTCGCCCTCGACCGTGACGGTGACGTCGAGCGGGCGGCCGGACGGGCCCGGGCCGTCCCCGGCCTCGCGGGCGAGGGTCGCGAGCGCCGCCGACAGGCCCAGGTCGTCCAGGACGGGCGGGCGCAGGCCGCCGATCGCCGCGCGGGTCTCGGCCGCCGCCAGCTCGCACAGCGACCGCGCGATCATGATCTGCGCGAGGCCCTCGGGCTGGTGCTCGGGCACCGCCCGCTCCGCCGCCGACAGGTGGAAGCCGAGCCCGGCGAGCCGCTGCGCGAGGCCGTCGTGGATCTCCCGGCTGAGCCTCGACCGCTCCGCCTCCTGCGCCTGGACGGCGCGTTCGGCGAACCGCTCGGCGGCGTGCTCGCGCTCGCGGGCGGCGCGCAGCCGGCGGCACGAGCACAGCACGGGCGCGAACAGGTCGGCGAGCGCCGTGACCAGCGCGACGTCCTCCGGCGGGCACGGGCCCGCGGACCGGACGTCCAGCACCGCGATGGCCGCGCCGCCGCTGAGCATCGGGACGGCCGCGCCCCTGCCGTCCTCGTGCGCGCGCGCCCGTCCGTGGGCCGCGGCCCGTCCGGCGTCGCCCTCGCCCAGCGGGACGGACCGGCCCCGCGATTCCAGGAAGCGGCCGTCGTCGTCCAGGACGTGGACGTCGCAGAACGTCAGCGCGCGCGCCGAGCGGACGACGAGACCGGCGAGCTCCTCCGCCAGTTGCGGGAGCTCGCGGTCGGAGCAGGCGACGCCGATGATGCGGACGAGCAGGTCGGAACCGCGCCCGGCCAGGACGGCGGGGACGGTCACCGGAACAGGCCCTCGCGCAGCGCGACCGCGATCGCGGCCGACCGGTCGGTCACCTCCAGCTTGCGGTACAGGGCGCGCAGGTGGCTCTTGACCGTCTCCTCGCTCAGCACGAGCCGGGCCGCGATCGCCTTGTTCGACAGCCCGCCGACCAGCAGGGACAGCACCTCGCTCTCGCGCTGGGTGAGGCCCCGGTTCGCGCCCGGCCAGAACTCGCCGCGGGTCAGCCGGGCGGCGGTGACCGCCATCCGCCCCGCGAGCGTCGGGTCGACGACCGTCTCGCCCCGCGCGACCTCCTCCAGCCGCCGCACCAGCTCCGGACCGTCCACCCGTTTCAGCAGGTAGCCCCCGGCCCCGGCGCGCAGCGCCTCGAAAACGTACTGCTCGTCGTCGTACACCGACAGGAACACCACGCGGGCCTCGGGGACCCGGCCGGTGAGCTGCCGGCACAGGTCGAGGCCGCTCTCCGGGCCGAGCCGGACGTCCAGGAGCACCACGTCCGGTCGCAGCGCGGTGACCAGCCGGGCGGCCTCCGCGCCCGTCCCCGCCTGCCCGACGACGCGCACGCGGCCGGAGAACCCGGCCAGCATCGCCTGCAGCCCGGCCAGGATCATCTCGTGGTCGTCGACCAGGACGACGCGTACGGGGGCGCTCATCCCGGCACGATAACAACCGGAAGCTACTCGCCAGTAGCCCGCGTTCCGGCTCTCACCCGTGCTCTCCCCTGATTGGGGGAAGCGCCGCCGGGAGGTCCAGCATACTCTTCGTAGCGAAAACCGAATTCCGCAGGACGGAGGAGTGAGGTGCCCCATCGGATCGTGCACATGCTCCGGGCGCGCGGGTCGGGCCGCCGGCCCGTCATGCTCGCCATCGCCGGGGACAGCGCGGCGGGCAAGACCACGCTCACGCGGGGGCTTGTACGGTGTCTGGGGGCCGACCGGATGACGGCGGTCTGCGTGGACGACTACCACCGCTACGACCGCGAGGAACGGGCGGGGAAACCGTTCACGGCCCTGCACCCCGACTGCAACCACGTTGACATCATGGAGCAGCACCTCCAACTCCTGTCGATGGGCGAACCGATCCTCAAACCCGTGTACGACCACGCCACCGGCCGCCTCGTCCGGCCGGAGCTGGTCGAACCCCGCGACTTCGTGATCGTCGAAGGGCTGCTGCCCCTGCACACCCGCCTCTCGCGCGCCTGCTTCGACATCACCGTCTACCTCGACCCGCCCGAACCGCTGCGGCACTCGTGGAAGATCGCGCGCGACTGCGAGAAGCGCGGCTACCTCCCCGAGCAGGTCCGCGCGGAACTGGCCCGGCGCGAGCCGGAGAGCGCCGCCTACATCCGGCCGCAGCGCAAGCACGCCGACATCGTCGTCCGGTTCGCCCCGGTCGCCGGCCGCGGCGACCCGCCCGGCACGCCGCTGTCGGCCGAACTCCTGCTGCGTCCGACGATCGACCATCCCGAGCTCTCGGGCGTCCTGGACGCCGAACCCGGCGCCGGGACGGCCATGCACCTGCGGCTGCACCGCGACACCGACGGCCGTCCGGTGGACGCCCTGCACGTCCACGGCTACGTCTCGCCCGAGGAGTCGCGGGTCGTCAAGAAAGCCATCTGGAGCCGGCTCGGCGCCCGCGCGGGCGACGGCCTCGTCGACGCCGGCGCCCTCGGCCGGCTCGGCGACGCCGGCACCAGCGATCCGCTCGCCATCACCCAGCTTCTCTTGCTTTACCACCTGCTCGACGCGGATCATCGCCAGGCCGCATGAGTTCGGGCTCCGCGGACGCGCGGGGAGGCCCCGGGGTTTCGGACCTGTACCCCGGGCCGCGCGGCGCGGCGGCCGGGAGGGCGCCCAGCGGGCGCACGGGCGCCCTCCCGGCCTTCTTCCACGTCGGGGGCCGGCACACCAGGCCGGTTCGTCAGGCCGGTTCGTCGGGCCGGGCGCGTCAGGGCGTGCGCGTCGCGTCAGAGCGGGCGCGCCGGAGCGGGCACGTCAGCCCAGTTCGTGCCAGGGGATGTCGGGACGTTCCGGGGCGACCAGCGCGAGCGACTGCCCGCCGCGGACCGTCTCGCCCCGCTCCGCCGTCAACCGGAACCGGGCGTTCGGCCGGTGCGACTCCCCCACCGCCAGCAGCGTGCTCCCCCGCCGCAGCAGGAAGATCGCGACGTCCAGCCGGGGCCACTCGCCCGCGCCCTCCGGCACGTCCACCCGGTAGAGCGTTCCATCCGTGTCGAGCGTGCTCGCCAGATTGTGGTAGATCGCCGACACGCCCGGATTGCGGATCGCGACGGCCGCCACCGCCGGATCGTCGATGTCGACCGGCTCCACGTCCTGCCCGATCAGCACCAGCGCCTCGGCCATCTCCGCGCGGCTGCCGCCGTCGCGCAGCCCCGCCAGCAGGTGCACCGCCGGGTCCCCGTGCCGCCGCAGGTACGCGGCGACCTGCAGCATCACCCGGACGGTCTCGTCATCGCCCCGCGCCATCACCAGGACGGTCCGCGCGTCCGCCAGGCACGCGCGGTCGAACGCGGTGGCGTCGAACTCCACCACGTCGTACAGGTCCGGGTCGGGATTCTCCCCCGGCATCTGCTCCGGCCAGAAGACCGCGACCACGGGCGTCCGCGCGAACTCCGGGTCGGCCCGCAGCTGCCCGATGACCGAGCGGAGCCCGCCCCGCTCGTAGCCGACGACCACGACGTGCCCGCGATGATGCAGCTGCGCATGCCCGTTGGCCTTCATCGTCCTGCCCTTCGACATCCAGAGCGTCAGCTCGGCGAACAGCACGAGACCCGCCGTCACGCCCGAGCCGATGATCAGCACACCGCCGATCCGCCCGCCGGCCGTCTCCGGCGACATGTCCCCGTACCCGACCGTCGTGCCGGTCACGATGAAGTACCAGACGTACCCGAGCGGTTCCTTGATCTCCGCGCCGGGCGCCTCGAACACCGCGATCAGCACCCAGCCGAGGACGAACGCGGCCGCCAGCACCAGTGCGGGCACCCGCCACGAACGGGCGGTGACCCGGTTGAGCAACTGGAACAGCAGGATCGGCACCCGCGCAGCCTGGCATCGCGCGCGTCCGGCGGTCAAGCCGTCCGGACGAGGAACGCGCAGGTCAGCCCGCCGGCCCCCGGCTGAGCACCCGGCTCAGCGCCGCCGCGACCTCCGCCGACAGGTCCCGATCCCCGGTCCCGCCCGGCGCGGCCGCACGGACGAGATCGTCCCGGACGGCCTCGCGCGTGTGGCCGCAGTCGCGGCACTCCACCTCGCCGAGCCGGCACACGAGCGCGGCCGATGCGCAGGCGGTGCAGCGGTCGAGACCGTCCGCCCAGCCGTGGACGGCCTGGCAGCCGGGACAGACCAGCACCTGGTGATCCGCCCGGACCCCGCGCCGCCACGGGCTCGCGCCCCGCACGGGATCGGTCTGCCGCGCCCCGCAGCGAAAGCAGGGCATCACACCTCCATAAGGTGCGGGGGCCGGTTCCGGCCAGATGTCCGGAACCGGCCCGTTCGCTCAGAGATCGGCGAGCGCCTTGCGGTACTCGTCGATGTCACGCGCGTCCGGGATGGCGTTCTCGACCTTCCACCGGACCACGCCCTCGGTGTCGATGATGAAGGTCCCGCGCGTGGCGAGCCCCTTGTCCTCGTCGAACACCCCGTAGCGCTGTGCGACCCCGCCGTGCGGCCAGAAGTCCGCGAGCAGCGGGAACTGGTACTTCTCCTGCTCGGCCCAGGCGCGCAGGGCGAACATCGAGTCCACCGACACCGCCAGGACCTGCACGTCGTCCCCGCCCAGCGTGGGCAGCTCGTCCCTGATCTGGCACAGCTCGCCCGTGCACACACCGCTGAACGCCAGCGGATAGAACACCAGCACGACGTTCTTCCGACCCCGGAAGTCCGACAGCTTCACCGGCGTCCCGTGCTGGTCCTTCAGCTCGAAGTCCGGTGCGCCGTCGCCTACCTCAACCGCCAAAGCCTCTCCCTGTTTATTGTGTCGCCCTTGGCGTCAGGCCCCAGGGGGCCTTCCTTCGGCGGGCAACGCGTGCGATCGCTGCATCGCTCCGACTCGCCCGAGGGGCTCGCTGCGCGATCAGTTCCTCGCAAGCTCGGAACTGCCTTCGGACGCGATCGCAGTGGCCCAGGCCCGCGCGTGGCTGGGGTGGGGTTGAGGTCGTGTCCAAGGGCCCTTGACGAGTCACGGACGACTCTACGGTAAGGCAAGCCGGACAAACCGTCCCGACCGGCCGCCCGGTCCGTGGTCGACCTCACTCGGTGAACACCCCCGCACGCGGACACGCCCCCGGCAGCCGGAGCGAGCCCGGCGCCCTGCCACCCGGTCAACGTGCGGACGGCCCGATGCGTGCCGCAACGGCCGTGCCCCGAGGCGTCCCGAGCGGCAAGTGCGACCCGCGCTCGCCGGTCCCTGGACGGCGAGCGGCCACGATGCGCGCGGCCGCCCCCTCGCCCCGCCGCACGCCGCGAGCCGGTCGGGCGGCTCGGTGCGCACCTGGGGCGGGCATGGGCAGGCGCGGGTGGGCCGGTTCCGGGGACGGGCGAGGGCTCGCCCGTCCCCGCGCGGCTACTTCTTGACCTTGGGCGCGGCGAGGCGTGTCCCCGACCATTCCTTGCCCGCGCTGAGGCTGCGCGACTGGGAGAGGCCGGCCGTGTCGGCCGCCTCGCCGATGTCGCTGGGCTCCACGTGCCCGTCGCGTCCCGCCTTGGGCGTCAGCAGCCAGATGTCGCCGCCGCTGGTGAGCGGGACCATCGCGTCGGTCAGGCCTTCGAACAGGTCGCCGTCTTCCTCGCGCCACCACAGCAGCACGACGTCGACCACGTCGTCGTAGTCCTCGTCGACCAGCTCGTTCCCCGTGACGGCCTCGACGGAATCGCGGAGCTCCTCGTCCACGTCGTCGTCGTAGCCGATCTCCTGCACCACCTGGCCCGCCTTCAGGCCGAGCCGTTCGGCCAGGCTGCGCTCAGACTGCGCCTGACCCGCGGTCGCGCTCACGAAAGTCCTCCCATGTCGTCCGTCCGCACTGTGCTCCGTGCACCTGTGCTTTTCTCCTGTACGGCCCCCGGGACGGGCGGCCCGTCCGCACCTGTGCGGTGTTTGCGGGACAGTCCACACAAGTGTGGGCCCCTAGCGCAAGTGTCTTCCCGGCATTTGGCGCCCTCATTGGCCCGATGCCGGATTCGGCCGTCATGATGCGGCCACCGAGGGTGACTTCGAGCCCGTGTCTTGATACAACCGTCAACCTCTGAGGAAGGACAACCGGACCTGGCGGTCGGGGTTGTCGACGTTGAGGTCCACGAGGGCGATCGACTGCCACGTGCCGAGCGCGAGGCGGCCGCCGGTGACGGGGACGCTCGCGTGGGGCGGCACGACCGCGGGCATGACGTGCGACCTGCCGTGCCCGCGCGATCCGTGGGCGTGCCGCCAGCGGTCGTCGGCGGGCAGCAGGTCGCCGAGGGCGGCGAGCAGGTCGTCGTCGCTGCCCGCGCCGAGCTCGATGATCGCGATGCCCGCCGTGGCGTGCGGCACGAACAGGTGCAGCAACCCGTCGCCGCCGTGGTCGGCGGCGAACCGCTCGCATTCCGCCGTGAGGTCGTGCACGGCCTCCTTCGATCCGGTGGACACCCGGATCACGGTGCTCTCCATGATCGGTGTGTACCCCATCGGCGGCGCGGGACCCCTTCCGCCCCGCGCCGTCATCGATGTTCCCTCGACGTTCCTCTCAGCGGGACGCCGTGTGCATGCGCGACTCGATCACGGCGTCGGGGCCCGGGTAGACCATGGCCTCGTGGCCGTCGTCGAACCGGACGACGTACGGCGGGCCGCCGTCGGGCCCCCGGACCTCGATGATCTCGCCCGTCCGGTCGGTCTGGCCCACGACGTTGCCGTGGATGTGGAGTCGGTCTCCGATGCTTCCGTTCATCTCTCCCCCAAGGGCGCGCCCCGGCGCGCCCGCGATCGCCTTTTCCCGGCCTCATACGTTCGTTCCCCGCCCCGGGCGGGCAATCTCACGAGGACGCGCAAAATATCGGAGCGTCGACCGGTCCGCGCCCCGGCTGAGCGGGGAAGATGGTTACCGGACGGTAGAGATGCGTTAACCGTCGTGAACGGCGACGATGGACGCGAATGCAGGCGACGAACAGTCGTGCGGAGACCGGCGGCCTCCGGCCGGGGTCTCACCAGCACCGACGGTAAGCACAGAGGGGACCCCGTGGCTTCCGGACGTCAACGCTACTCGATCATCAGCGACGGCCTGCCGAGCCAGCTGCCCGACATCAACCCGGACGAAACCCGGGAGTGGCTGGAATCGCTGGACACGGTCATCAAGACCGAGGGCCGTGGCCGGGCCCGCTACGTGATGCTGCGGCTCCTGGAACGTGCCCGCGAACTGCAGGTCGGCGTACCCGGTCTGCGCAGCACCGACTTCCTCAACACGATCCCGCCGGAGCTGGAGCCGTGGTTCCCCGGCGACGAGCACGTCGAGCGCCGCATCCGCGCCTACATCCGGTGGAACGCCGCGATCATGGTGTCGCGCGCGAACCGTCCCGAGATCGGGGTCGGCGGGCACATCGCCACGTACGCGTCGGCCGCGTCGCTGTACGAGGTCGGGTTCAACCACTTCTTCCGCGGCAAGGACCACGGCGAGTCCGGCGACCAGGTGTTCATCCAGGGGCACGCCTCCCCCGGCATCTACGCCCGCGCCTACCTGGAGGGACGGCTGCCGGAGGAGAAGCTGGACGGCTTCCGGCAGGAGCAGTCGCACCCCGGCGGCGGGCTGTCGTCGTACCCGCACCCCCGGCTGATGCCGGACTTCTGGGAGTTCCCCACGGTGTCCATGGGCCTCACCGCGATCGACGCGGTGTACCAGGCCCGCTTCAACCGCTACCTGTACAACCGCAGGATCAAGGACACGTCCCGCTCGCACGTGTGGGCGTTCCTCGGCGACGGCGAGATGGGCGAGCCCGAGTCGCTCGGCGCGATCGGCCTCGCCGCCCGCGAGGAGCTGGACAACCTCACCTTCGTCGTCAACTGCAACCTGCAGCAGCTCGACGGCCCGGTGCGCGGCAACGGCAAGATCATCCAGGAGCTCGAGTCGTACTTCCGCGGCGCGGGCTGGAACGTCATCAAGGTCATCTGGGGCCGCGACTGGGACCCGCTGATCGCCCAGGACGTCGACGGCGCGCTCGTCAACAAGATGAACACCACGCCCGACGGCCAGTTCCAGACGTTCAGCGTCGAGGCCGGCTCGTACATCCGGGAGAAGTTCTTCGGCGACGACCCCCGGCTGCGCAAGATCGTCCAGCACCTGTCGGACGACGACCTGCGCAAGCTGTCGCGCGGCGGGCACGACTACCGGAAGGTGTACGCGGCGTTCAAGTCGGCCCGCGAGCACGTCGGGCAGCCGACGGTGATCCTCGCGCACACGGTCAAGGGCTGGACGCTCGGCTCCGACTTCGAGGCCCGCAACGCCACGCACCAGATGAAGAAGCTCACCAAGGCCGAGCTGAAGGAGTTCCGCGACCGCCTCTACCTGGACATCCCGGACTCCGCGCTCGAGCAGCCGCTGCCGCCCTACTACCACCCGGGCGAGGACTCCGACGAGATCCAGTACATGCGCGAGCGCCGGGCCGCGCTCGGCGGGTTCCTGCCGAAGCGGGTCGTGCGGGCCAAGCCGCTGAAGCTGCCCGGCGACCCGGTCTACGCGGAGCTGAAGAAGGGGTCCGGCAAGCAGAACGTGGCGACGACGATGGCGTTCGTCCGGCTGCTCAAGGACCTCATCAAGGACGAGAACATCGGCGCCCGGTTCGTCCCGATCGCCCCGGACGAGTACCGCACGTTCGGCATGGACTCGCTGTTCCCCACGTCCAAGATCTACTCGCCGCACGGGCAGACCTACGACGCGGTGGACCGCAAGCTGCTGCTGTCCTACAAGGAGTCCGAGAGCGGCCAGATGCTGCACGAGGGCATCAGCGAGGCCGGTTCGATGGCGTCGACGATCGCCGCGGGCACGTCCTACGCCACGCACGGCGAGCACATGATCCCCGTCTACATCTTCTACTCGATGTTCGGGTTCCAGCGGACCGGCGACCAGATGTGGGCGCTCGGCGACCAGATGGGCCGCGGGTTCCTGCTCGGCGCCACCGCGGGCCGCACCACCCTCACCGGCGAGGGCCTGCAGCACGCCGACGGCCACTCCCCGCTCATCGCGGCGACGAACCCCGCGTGCGTCCACTACGACCCCACCTGGTCGTTCGAGCTGGCGTACATCACGCAGGACGCGCTGCGCCGCATGTACGGGACGTCCGAGCAGCACCCGGACGGCGAGGACGTCTTCTACTACCTCACCGTCTACAACGAGCCCTACCAGCAGCCCGCCGAACCCGACGGGGTGGACGTCGACGGCCTGCTCAAGGGCCTGTACCGGTACAAGGCCGCACCGGACGTCGCCTCGGCCGGCGGGCAGGCGCCGCGCGCGCAGATCCTCGCGTCCGGCGTCGGCGGCCGGTGGGCCCTCGAGGCGCAGCGGCTCCTCGCCGAGGACTGGGGCGTCGCCGCGGACGTCTGGTCGGCGACCTCGTGGAACGAGCTGGCCCGCGAGGCCCGCGAGTGCGACGAGCGCAACCTGCTCGACCCCGAGGGCGAGCAGCGCGTCCCGTACGTCACCCGCGCCCTCGACAACGTCGCCGGACCGATCGTCGCGGTGTCGGACTTCGCCCGCGCCGTCCCCGACCAGATCGCCCCGTGGGTGGACGGCGACTTCACCTCGCTCGGCACCGACGGGTTCGGTTTCTCCGACACCCGGGCCGCCGCCCGCCGGTTCTTCCACGTGGACTCGGCGTCGATCGTCCTGGCCGTCCTCACCCGGCTCGTCCGGCACGGCGAGGTCAAGCCGGAGGCCCTCCCGCAGGCCATCGAGCGGTACCGGCTGAACGCGACGGTCGGCGAAGTCTTCGCCGGCGGCGTCGGCAGCGCCGAGAGCAACACCGGCGGGGAGAGCTGACGGGAGCGGGCGGTGCGCGGGTTCGGAGGTGTAGGCCGAACCGGTGCGCCGCCCGCCCGTGCTCAGTTCCCGCTGGGCGGGGCCGGTGGCGTGAAGACGCCGAAGCGGTTCCCGGCCGGGTCCTCCAGGTAGGCGAACCTGAGACCGTTGGCCGTCGCCATGGTCGAGGCGGCCACCTTGCCGCCGCACTTCACGGTCCGGGAGCACACCTCGTCGACGTCCTCGACCAGCACCAGGAACATCGCGTGCCCGCCGGCCGCCTCCCGCTCGTGCGCGAGGCCGCCGCTCGGCGCGTCGGCCCCGGCGTAGCGGATCAGGTCGTACCCCTCGGTGCCGGGCACGGTGGAGGTGTCGTCGGCCTCGAACCGCCAGCCGAACATGTCGCCGTAGAAGCGGCGGGCCTCCTCCGGCGCGTCGGTGCCGACCTGGAACCACGCAACGGTGTTGAAAGCGGGAATCGTCATCTGGGTCTCCTCCATCTCGGTGGCGGGACCCACCTTCGGACGGACCGGCGACATCCCCCTGTCGGTGTTTCTCAAACGAATTCGAGCCGCCGCGTGACGTAGCCGAGCGGCTCGCCCTTCTCGACCATGGCCTCCTCGAAGCAGCGTTCCGGCGCCGTCTCGTCGAGGAGCGCGGCACGCCGGATCCGGTCGATGCGGAAGATGCGGGTGTCGCCGCGCAGCCGGCACCAGCCGATGAGGTACCACCGCAGGGACGCGCACGTGAACGCGACCGGCTCGACGTCGCGCTCGCTCTCCTCGCCCGTCCCCTTCACGTAGCCGAGCCGGACGACGCGGCGCGCGGAGACGGCCTCCTCCAGCACGGACGGGACGGACGGCGGCGCATCGGCGTCGTGCGGTGTCAGGAACCGGACACGGTCGGCGAGGTCGCGGGCGGACGCGCTGTCGGCCGCCGACATCGCGGTGACGATCTTGTGCAGGGCGGTGCGGGCGGACCGGGAGTACGGGGAGCCGCCGGCCCGCGCGAGCGTGATCGCGACGGCGACGGCCTCGGCCGGGGTGAAGTTGAGCGGCGGCAGCGTGCGCTCGGGGTCGAGCGTGTAGCCGCCGCTCCGGCCGACGTCCGCGTAGATCGGGACGCCCGCCTGCTGGAGCGCGCCGATGTCGCGTTCGATCGTCCGGGAGCTGACCTCGTAGCGCGCGGCCAGCTCGCGCGCGCTGACCCGGCGGGGCGCGCGGGCGCGGAGTTCCTCGACGAGGGCGTACAGGCGATCGGTCCGGTTCACGCCCGCGACCGTACGCCCCGCCTCCGACAATCCCCAGGGGAAGGACGCACGGCCTCCGGCCGCGCGGGGAGGGACGCCCCGCACCCCGTCCCCGCACCGGCTTCGACCGCACCACGGAGCCATCGCACCCTCAGCCCGTCTCCGCACCGGACGCGCGCCGCGCGGTGGGATGCCGCTCCGTCGACCGGTCCCTGGGGTGTGGGGTGGGATCAGAGGTCGCGGAGGAAGGTCAGGAGGGCTTCGTTCACTTCGGCGGGGCGTTCCTGCTGGAGCCAGTGGCCGCAGCCGGCCAGGGGGACGGTGCCGCGCAGGTCGGGGACGAAGTCGCGGAGGCGGGCGACGGCGTCGGGGGCGGAGACCGGGTCCTGGTCGCCGTAGACGAACAGGGCGGGCGGGGTGACGG
Proteins encoded in this region:
- a CDS encoding response regulator transcription factor yields the protein MSAPVRVVLVDDHEMILAGLQAMLAGFSGRVRVVGQAGTGAEAARLVTALRPDVVLLDVRLGPESGLDLCRQLTGRVPEARVVFLSVYDDEQYVFEALRAGAGGYLLKRVDGPELVRRLEEVARGETVVDPTLAGRMAVTAARLTRGEFWPGANRGLTQRESEVLSLLVGGLSNKAIAARLVLSEETVKSHLRALYRKLEVTDRSAAIAVALREGLFR
- a CDS encoding DUF3052 domain-containing protein, with translation MSATAGQAQSERSLAERLGLKAGQVVQEIGYDDDVDEELRDSVEAVTGNELVDEDYDDVVDVVLLWWREEDGDLFEGLTDAMVPLTSGGDIWLLTPKAGRDGHVEPSDIGEAADTAGLSQSRSLSAGKEWSGTRLAAPKVKK
- a CDS encoding sensor histidine kinase, whose amino-acid sequence is MTVPAVLAGRGSDLLVRIIGVACSDRELPQLAEELAGLVVRSARALTFCDVHVLDDDGRFLESRGRSVPLGEGDAGRAAAHGRARAHEDGRGAAVPMLSGGAAIAVLDVRSAGPCPPEDVALVTALADLFAPVLCSCRRLRAAREREHAAERFAERAVQAQEAERSRLSREIHDGLAQRLAGLGFHLSAAERAVPEHQPEGLAQIMIARSLCELAAAETRAAIGGLRPPVLDDLGLSAALATLAREAGDGPGPSGRPLDVTVTVEGELEDALPDHVQTALYRIAQEAVGNCLRHASASCVDLLLEHFGDRVRLTVADDGAGFAIRDVLGQGGRGRRPDSYGLRGMSERAELFGGRVTVTSRPGAGTTVEAVVPIPGRAGPR
- a CDS encoding YjbQ family protein, which produces MESTVIRVSTGSKEAVHDLTAECERFAADHGGDGLLHLFVPHATAGIAIIELGAGSDDDLLAALGDLLPADDRWRHAHGSRGHGRSHVMPAVVPPHASVPVTGGRLALGTWQSIALVDLNVDNPDRQVRLSFLRG
- a CDS encoding DUF1918 domain-containing protein, producing the protein MNGSIGDRLHIHGNVVGQTDRTGEIIEVRGPDGGPPYVVRFDDGHEAMVYPGPDAVIESRMHTASR
- a CDS encoding phosphoribulokinase, which produces MPHRIVHMLRARGSGRRPVMLAIAGDSAAGKTTLTRGLVRCLGADRMTAVCVDDYHRYDREERAGKPFTALHPDCNHVDIMEQHLQLLSMGEPILKPVYDHATGRLVRPELVEPRDFVIVEGLLPLHTRLSRACFDITVYLDPPEPLRHSWKIARDCEKRGYLPEQVRAELARREPESAAYIRPQRKHADIVVRFAPVAGRGDPPGTPLSAELLLRPTIDHPELSGVLDAEPGAGTAMHLRLHRDTDGRPVDALHVHGYVSPEESRVVKKAIWSRLGARAGDGLVDAGALGRLGDAGTSDPLAITQLLLLYHLLDADHRQAA
- a CDS encoding trans-acting enoyl reductase family protein — its product is MTADRPYDIVLFGATGFTGGLTAEYLAGHADPGTRWALAGRSTAKLEKVRDRLAGIDPACAELPLLRADTSDQASIDELARSARVVVTAVGPYVKYGEPLVAACARAGTDYVDLTGEPTFVDRMYVKYHAEAARTGARIVHACGFDSIPHDLGVYFTVKQLPEGVPLHVEGFVRARADASGGTLHSALGIFGDLPGMVRAERERRALEGRPDGRTVRVSRRPAPKNRVGDGWTLPMPTIDPQIIARSAAALDRYGPDFSYGHYIAVKRLPTAAAMAAGAGAVTVLAQVPPARTLLAKLKPSGAGPSAETRARNWFSVKFAGEGGGRRVVTEVAGGDPGYGETAKMLGESALCLAHDDLPKTSGQVTTATAMGDALLERLSRAGMKFRVLTSR
- a CDS encoding potassium channel family protein — translated: MPILLFQLLNRVTARSWRVPALVLAAAFVLGWVLIAVFEAPGAEIKEPLGYVWYFIVTGTTVGYGDMSPETAGGRIGGVLIIGSGVTAGLVLFAELTLWMSKGRTMKANGHAQLHHRGHVVVVGYERGGLRSVIGQLRADPEFARTPVVAVFWPEQMPGENPDPDLYDVVEFDATAFDRACLADARTVLVMARGDDETVRVMLQVAAYLRRHGDPAVHLLAGLRDGGSRAEMAEALVLIGQDVEPVDIDDPAVAAVAIRNPGVSAIYHNLASTLDTDGTLYRVDVPEGAGEWPRLDVAIFLLRRGSTLLAVGESHRPNARFRLTAERGETVRGGQSLALVAPERPDIPWHELG
- a CDS encoding peroxiredoxin, whose product is MAVEVGDGAPDFELKDQHGTPVKLSDFRGRKNVVLVFYPLAFSGVCTGELCQIRDELPTLGGDDVQVLAVSVDSMFALRAWAEQEKYQFPLLADFWPHGGVAQRYGVFDEDKGLATRGTFIIDTEGVVRWKVENAIPDARDIDEYRKALADL